In Tenebrio molitor chromosome 8, icTenMoli1.1, whole genome shotgun sequence, a genomic segment contains:
- the LOC138136345 gene encoding coiled-coil domain-containing protein 174: protein MSTYEISKSSLLSLKAEILRKQQELGKAKSENEIKIRNLKKNSPLDLKNKGIEQRQTQDLSEEEENLLKKSRETLEAKSKLYDKLSNGTAKLTEAQAEYYQRYLVRFDRKSRVPDLPPEDSEDDVDRYPDSEEEISHSNYDPPKNPDEEWVEYVDCLGRTRTCLRKDLHYLKSKDKDLEQIVDSKRRNRGKSRSRSPEPPPSPEPERKSPEPELSEENELLSSDMRREMLRRQWEKEEEELRNKSNIHYQDILFNEARTHGVGYYGFSKDEDVRAKQQEALKKLRQETTQQQKKSQELKAMREKQLAARVRAAQNRKRERMGLPPLEDEPEAPPPPEQPQEKPKEVDEAEKKLEEKRKKHVRPWDVGKEGVKEHYEYSQKEWVDKKRKERPSEFAPPSAYKREYRSTSKREIDESERSLHFTTKTTKKDDKPKAKPVPIVNELSDEEGDTLLADYRVASGGVEVAPPPTYDYYGPSDTKRSKKEPQVGNMSDSIEAGLKYLREQLEKKQTGRHSEDIFLS from the exons ATGAGTACATACGAAATAAGTAAGTCATCT TTGCTCAGCTTAAAAGCTGAAATTTTAAGAAAACAGCAAGAGTTGGGCAAAGCAAAATCGGAAAACGAGATAAAAATCAggaatttgaagaaaaactcGCCTTTAGATTTAAAGAATAAAGGTATAGAACAACGACAGACACAAGACCTTAGCGAGGAGGAGGAGAACTTGTTGAAGAAGTCAAG GGAAACGTTAGAGGCTAAGTCAAAGCTCTACGATAAACTTTCAAACGGCACTGCTAAACTAACAGAAGCACAAGCAGAATATTATCAACGATATTTGGTCAGATTTGATAGGAAGTCGCGAGTACCTGATCTACCACCGGAAGATTCTGAAGATGATGTTGACAGATATCCAGACAGTGAAGAAGAAATAAGTCACAGTAACTATGACCCACCTAAAAATCCAGATGAAGAATG GGTAGAGTATGTCGATTGTTTGGGGCGTACACGCACTTGTCTCAGAAAAGATTTacattacttaaaatcaaaaGATAAGGATTTGGAACAGATTGTAGACTCGAAACGTAGAAACCGCGGCAAGAGCAGGAGCAGAAGTCCTGAACCGCCACCATCGCCAGAACCTGAACGCAAGTCGCCTGAGCCAGAATTATCGGAAGAGAATGAGTTGCTTTCGAGCGACATGCGAAGAGAAATGTTGCGACGACAGTGGGAGAAGGAAGAAGAGGAACTTcgaaataaatcaaatataCATTACCAAGATATTTTATTCAACG AGGCCCGCACGCACGGTGTCGGTTACTACGGCTTCTCCAAGGATGAGGACGTGAGAGCCAAACAACAGGAAGCTTTGAAGAAGCTTCGCCAAGAGACAACACAACAACAGAAGAAATCTCAAGAGTTGAAAGCTATGAGAGAGAAGCAACTTGCAGCGCGAGTGAGAGCTGCCCAAAACAGAAAAAGAGAACGTATGGGCTTGCCGCCTCTCGAAGACGAACCGGAAGCGCCGCCGCCTCCGGAACAACCACAAGAAAAGCCGAAAGAAGTCGATGAGGCGGAAAAGAAACTGGAGGAGAAGCGCAAGAAGCACGTGCGGCCGTGGGATGTGGGTAAAGAAGGCGTCAAAGAACACTATGAGTACTCCCAAAAGGAATGGGTGGACAAAAAGCGAAAAGAACGCCCTTCAGAATTCGCACCGCCGTCGGCGTACAAACGAGAATATAGGAGTACGAGCAAACGGGAAATCGATGAATCTGAGAGGTCACTACATTTCACTACAAAGACCACCAAAAAGGATGACAAGCCCAAAGCTAAACCTGTACCCATCGTAAACGAATTGAGCGACGAGGAAGGTGATACCCTATTGGCGGATTATCGCGTAGCGAGCGGAGGAGTAGAAGTAGCACCACCCCCAACTTACGACTATTATGGCCCCAGTGACACCAAACGTTCCAAGAAAGAGCCGCAAGTTGGCAACATGAGCGATTCAATCGAGGCAGGATTGAAGTACTTGAGGGAACAGTTGGAAAAGAAGCAGACTGGGAGACACTCAGAGGACATATTTTTAtcgtga
- the RpL30 gene encoding large ribosomal subunit protein eL30 encodes MVAQKKQKKAIESINSRLALVMKSGKFCLGYKQTLKTLRQGKAKLIIIANNTPPLRKSEIEYYAMLAKTGVHHYTGNNVELGTACGKYFRVCAMSITDPGDSDIIRSMPAGDGAPQ; translated from the exons ATGGTAGCCCaaaagaaacagaaaaaagcCATCGAGAGCATAAACAGCCGTTTGGCGCTGGTAATGAAGTCCGGCAAGTTTTGTTTAGGCTACAAACAGACTCTAAAG ACTCTCAGACAAGGTAAAGCCAAACTGATCATCATCGCCAATAACACCCCCCCGTTGAGGAAATCCGAAATTGAATATTACGCGATGTTGGCCAAAACTGGAGTCCACCACTATACTGGAAACAATGTCGAGTTGGGTACAGCTTGCGGCAAGTATTTCAGGGTGTGCGCCATGTCTATCACTGATCCAGGCGATTCAGACATCATCAGGTCCATGCCGGCGGGCGATGGAGCCCcgcaataa